One region of Streptomyces sp. CG4 genomic DNA includes:
- a CDS encoding NTP transferase domain-containing protein: protein MSNSEAGQGATVRRVLAVIPARGGSKGVPAKNLAPVGGIPLVARAVRECRATRLVTDVVVSTDDQAIAAAAREAGAEVVLRPAAIAGDTATSEAAVLHAMDAHEALHGAAVDVVLLVQCTSPFLVREDIDGVVGAVVDNGADTAVTVAPFHGFIWRDGADTPGAPAGGFGVNHDKSYRPRRQDRPQDLLETGAAYAMAAAGFRKHQHRFFGHTELVRTDPARVLEIDDPHDLARARALAPLFDADRPDALPTADDIDAVVLDFDGTQTDDRVLIDSEGREFVSVHRGDGLGIAALRKSGLKMLILSTEQNPVVAARARKLKLPVLHGIDRKDLALKQWCEEQGIAPERVLYVGNDVNDLPCFALVGWPVAVASAHDVVRGAARAVTTVPGGDGAIREIASWILGPSLDSLPK, encoded by the coding sequence ATGTCCAACTCGGAAGCGGGACAGGGCGCGACGGTGCGCCGGGTGCTCGCGGTGATCCCCGCACGCGGCGGCTCCAAGGGCGTGCCCGCGAAGAACCTCGCGCCCGTCGGCGGCATCCCGCTGGTGGCCCGCGCGGTCCGCGAGTGCCGGGCGACCCGGCTGGTGACCGACGTCGTCGTCTCCACCGACGACCAGGCCATCGCCGCCGCCGCCCGGGAGGCCGGCGCCGAGGTCGTGCTGCGCCCGGCCGCCATCGCCGGCGACACGGCGACCTCCGAGGCCGCGGTCCTGCACGCCATGGACGCCCACGAGGCGCTGCACGGCGCGGCCGTCGACGTGGTCCTGCTCGTGCAGTGCACCAGCCCGTTCCTCGTCCGCGAGGACATCGACGGGGTGGTCGGCGCGGTCGTGGACAACGGCGCGGACACGGCGGTCACGGTGGCCCCCTTCCACGGCTTCATCTGGCGGGACGGCGCGGACACCCCCGGCGCGCCGGCCGGCGGCTTCGGCGTCAACCACGACAAGTCCTACCGCCCCCGCCGCCAGGACCGGCCGCAGGACCTGCTGGAGACCGGCGCCGCCTACGCCATGGCCGCGGCCGGCTTCCGCAAGCACCAGCACCGCTTCTTCGGCCACACCGAGCTGGTCCGCACCGACCCGGCGCGTGTGCTGGAGATCGACGACCCGCACGACCTCGCCCGCGCCCGGGCCCTCGCGCCCCTCTTCGACGCGGACCGCCCCGACGCCCTCCCGACCGCCGACGACATCGACGCGGTCGTACTCGACTTCGACGGCACCCAGACCGACGACCGGGTGCTGATCGACTCCGAAGGACGGGAGTTCGTCTCCGTGCACCGCGGCGACGGACTCGGCATCGCGGCCCTGCGCAAGAGCGGCCTGAAGATGCTGATCCTGTCCACGGAACAGAACCCTGTGGTCGCCGCCCGCGCCCGGAAGCTGAAACTCCCGGTGCTGCACGGCATCGACCGCAAGGACCTCGCCCTGAAGCAGTGGTGCGAGGAGCAGGGCATCGCGCCGGAGCGCGTGCTCTACGTAGGCAACGACGTCAACGACCTGCCGTGCTTCGCCCTCGTCGGCTGGCCCGTCGCGGTCGCGAGCGCCCACGACGTCGTACGCGGCGCCGCACGCGCGGTCACCACTGTCCCCGGCGGTGACGGCGCGATCCGAGAGATCGCCAGCTGGATCCTCGGCCCCTCTCTCGACTCCCTCCCCAAGTAA